A window from Embleya scabrispora encodes these proteins:
- a CDS encoding cyclodeaminase/cyclohydrolase family protein codes for MHDDKIGEYLDRLADRVPAPGGGAAAALHVAQATALLGMVARYTTGDRYTEHATSIAEVISLTDELRSRAVRLAEADAAAFTAVTEAYKLPRESAKEVSDRSATVALALVRAAKPPAEVIVLASACVELAEKLLPIANRTVVTDLAAAVEAARAAATTSRVNIEVNLNSIRDEQVRAELTAQTARVDDITTRADEVTKAVRAAVSG; via the coding sequence ATGCACGACGACAAGATCGGCGAATATCTGGACCGCCTCGCCGACCGGGTGCCGGCCCCCGGCGGCGGAGCGGCGGCCGCGCTGCACGTCGCGCAGGCCACCGCGCTGCTCGGGATGGTGGCCCGCTACACCACGGGCGACCGGTACACCGAGCACGCCACGTCGATCGCCGAGGTGATCTCGCTGACCGACGAACTGCGTTCCAGGGCAGTGCGGTTGGCCGAGGCGGACGCGGCGGCGTTCACCGCGGTGACGGAGGCGTACAAGCTGCCCCGGGAGAGCGCCAAGGAGGTCTCCGACCGGTCGGCGACCGTGGCCCTCGCGCTGGTCCGCGCGGCCAAGCCGCCGGCCGAGGTGATCGTACTGGCCTCGGCGTGTGTCGAACTGGCCGAGAAACTGCTGCCGATCGCCAATCGAACGGTGGTCACGGACCTGGCCGCGGCGGTCGAGGCGGCGCGGGCGGCGGCGACCACGTCCAGGGTGAACATCGAGGTCAACCTCAACAGCATCAGGGACGAGCAGGTCCGCGCCGAACTCACCGCGCAGACCGCCCGCGTGGACGACATCACGACCCGCGCCGACGAGGTCACCAAGGCGGTGCGGGCGGCGGTATCGGGCTGA
- a CDS encoding recombinase family protein, giving the protein MTTVSPPHVGAPVAYLRCYPRDPWEMAAHRNALTAYAQGIGLSRPVVCLDNGVSSREERPALEQLLAHVLAGAVRIVLIPGLWVFSLDPERARAIADRFITAGAEIIDLPGRWHEYEGRRVARW; this is encoded by the coding sequence ATGACGACCGTCTCCCCTCCGCACGTCGGCGCGCCGGTCGCCTACCTGCGGTGCTACCCGCGTGACCCGTGGGAGATGGCCGCCCACCGCAACGCGCTGACGGCGTACGCGCAGGGCATCGGGCTGAGCCGGCCGGTGGTGTGTCTGGACAACGGCGTCTCCTCGCGCGAGGAGCGGCCCGCCCTCGAACAGCTGCTGGCCCATGTGCTGGCCGGCGCGGTCCGTATCGTCCTGATCCCCGGCCTGTGGGTCTTCTCGCTCGACCCCGAGCGCGCCCGCGCCATCGCGGACCGGTTCATCACCGCCGGCGCCGAGATCATCGACCTCCCGGGCCGCTGGCACGAGTACGAGGGACGCCGCGTCGCGAGGTGGTGA
- a CDS encoding DUF3099 domain-containing protein — MSTNDPDGPGPGGATPDGPVPSQRRRRKRYFVMMGVCLLLFLLAGTVVYRWSFPAAAGMTIVAMAIPPFAAIVANRRERGDRWWDE, encoded by the coding sequence ATGAGCACCAACGACCCGGACGGCCCGGGTCCCGGGGGTGCCACCCCCGACGGGCCGGTCCCGTCCCAGCGCCGCCGCCGCAAGCGCTACTTCGTGATGATGGGCGTGTGCCTGCTGCTGTTCCTGCTCGCCGGCACGGTGGTCTACCGCTGGTCGTTCCCGGCCGCCGCCGGCATGACGATCGTCGCGATGGCGATCCCCCCGTTCGCCGCGATCGTGGCCAACCGCCGCGAGCGGGGCGACCGCTGGTGGGACGAGTGA
- a CDS encoding NAD(P)H-binding protein translates to MAPVIAVTGASGQIGNRVARRLAEAGATQRLVGRDPSRLPELPGATPAPPATYADGEAMRRALDGATVLFLVSARESADRVREHISVVDAAVAAGVRRIVYVSFLGAAPDATFTFARDHWHTEQHIRDSGLRHTFLRDSLYLAGLPAMVGPDGIIRGPAGDGRVSAVAHADIADAAAAVLLGGDAHDDLTYDLTGPEAITLAEAAAVLTRFAGRPIGYEPETRDEAYASRAHYNAPAWEMAGWVTSYEAIATGEMSKVSNAVPMLTGRPAQNLAGWLTTHPQSWSHLEP, encoded by the coding sequence ATGGCACCAGTCATCGCGGTCACCGGAGCGAGCGGGCAGATCGGCAACCGGGTCGCCCGGCGGCTCGCCGAGGCCGGCGCGACGCAACGATTGGTGGGACGCGATCCGTCCCGACTGCCCGAACTGCCCGGCGCCACCCCGGCACCGCCGGCGACCTACGCCGACGGCGAGGCGATGCGCCGGGCGCTGGACGGCGCGACCGTACTGTTCCTGGTCTCCGCCCGGGAGAGCGCCGATCGGGTCCGCGAGCACATCTCGGTCGTGGACGCCGCGGTCGCCGCCGGGGTCCGCCGCATCGTCTACGTGTCCTTCCTGGGCGCCGCCCCCGACGCCACCTTCACCTTCGCCCGCGACCACTGGCACACCGAGCAGCACATCCGCGACTCCGGCCTGCGCCACACCTTCCTGCGCGACAGTCTGTACCTGGCCGGCCTACCCGCCATGGTCGGACCCGACGGGATCATCCGCGGCCCGGCCGGCGACGGTCGGGTCTCGGCGGTGGCGCACGCCGACATCGCGGACGCCGCCGCGGCGGTCCTGCTCGGCGGCGACGCGCACGACGACCTCACCTACGACCTCACCGGCCCCGAGGCGATCACCCTGGCCGAGGCCGCGGCGGTGCTCACCCGCTTCGCCGGCCGGCCGATCGGCTACGAGCCCGAGACCCGCGACGAGGCCTACGCCTCACGCGCCCACTACAACGCGCCCGCGTGGGAGATGGCCGGGTGGGTGACCTCCTACGAGGCGATCGCGACCGGCGAGATGAGCAAGGTCTCCAACGCGGTACCGATGCTCACGGGCCGCCCGGCGCAGAACCTGGCCGGCTGGCTGACCACCCACCCGCAGTCCTGGAGCCACCTCGAGCCCTGA
- a CDS encoding SpoIIE family protein phosphatase, with translation MALDEYTDPPMMVPEVDAVTGAVARLVGTHAGDVRDVGAYAVLQGLLDGTPAAVGVMSPTMRYLYVNPALARMNGLPAEVHLGRTIGEVLPDLDAKEDVLRAVLRDGVPREATSSGTTHAGPPGRRWWHGAYHRLEHEGEVVGLAAVLLEVSESRRTQLELDAARRRLAVLDAAATRVGTTLDLVETCEELAELFVAELSDVATVDVFAVEGANGAPHQPLDMVRMWRAALSHRPGMSEQAAILRQPGENVDYQQGSMVPRALSERSPVVVNRAADEEMARQVSSPDRLAVFRSVGLHSVVALPLVARGSAIGMVTMSRHGAADEFSPEDVILARDLARRGAISVDNARRYAHEHDIALALQHALLAAPDAPHPDIELASRYRPAGSSVEVGGDWYDAVALSGGRTLLAVGDVMGHGVQAAVEMSQFRALLRVQARSDLEPHEILAAVDRTSTKAGIERVASCLLVLVDPATDTVTFASAGHLPPLLVGPGDAAELVDVPVGPPLGTGFGGYGSVRRRSDPDRVLVMYTDGLVERRGEDIGESLQRLTRVGLTAETPLVRLVDTVIARMITDKPEDDIAVLAARRRPSAPDRT, from the coding sequence GTGGCGCTGGACGAGTACACGGACCCGCCGATGATGGTGCCGGAGGTCGACGCCGTGACCGGCGCCGTGGCACGACTGGTGGGTACACACGCGGGGGATGTGCGCGATGTCGGCGCCTACGCGGTATTGCAGGGCCTGCTCGACGGCACGCCGGCGGCGGTGGGGGTGATGAGCCCGACCATGCGCTACCTCTATGTCAATCCGGCGCTGGCCCGGATGAACGGCCTGCCGGCCGAGGTGCACCTGGGCCGCACCATCGGCGAGGTGCTGCCCGACCTGGACGCGAAGGAGGACGTGCTCCGGGCGGTGCTGCGCGACGGCGTGCCCCGGGAGGCCACCTCCTCCGGCACCACGCACGCGGGCCCGCCCGGCCGCCGCTGGTGGCACGGCGCCTATCACCGGCTGGAGCACGAGGGCGAGGTGGTCGGTCTGGCGGCCGTGCTCCTGGAGGTGTCCGAGTCCCGGCGCACCCAGCTGGAGCTGGACGCGGCCCGGCGCCGGCTCGCGGTCCTGGACGCCGCCGCCACCCGGGTCGGCACCACCCTCGATCTGGTAGAGACCTGCGAGGAGTTGGCGGAGTTGTTCGTCGCCGAGCTGAGCGACGTGGCGACCGTGGACGTGTTCGCCGTCGAGGGCGCCAACGGCGCCCCGCACCAGCCGCTCGACATGGTCCGGATGTGGCGCGCCGCGCTGTCGCACCGGCCGGGGATGTCCGAACAGGCGGCGATCCTGCGCCAACCCGGCGAGAACGTGGACTACCAGCAGGGCTCGATGGTGCCGCGCGCGCTCAGCGAACGCAGCCCCGTGGTGGTCAACCGGGCGGCCGACGAGGAGATGGCCCGGCAGGTGTCCAGCCCCGACCGCCTCGCCGTGTTCCGCTCGGTGGGCCTGCACTCGGTGGTGGCGCTGCCGCTGGTCGCCCGGGGCAGCGCGATCGGCATGGTCACGATGTCGCGGCACGGCGCGGCCGACGAGTTCTCCCCCGAGGACGTGATCCTGGCCCGCGACCTGGCCCGGCGCGGGGCGATCAGCGTGGACAACGCCCGCCGCTACGCGCACGAGCACGACATCGCGCTCGCCCTCCAGCACGCGCTGCTCGCCGCGCCCGACGCGCCGCACCCGGACATCGAGCTGGCCTCGCGCTACCGGCCCGCGGGCAGCAGCGTCGAGGTGGGCGGCGACTGGTACGACGCGGTCGCGCTGAGCGGGGGCCGCACCCTGCTCGCGGTCGGCGACGTGATGGGACACGGCGTGCAGGCCGCGGTGGAGATGAGCCAGTTCCGGGCGCTGCTGCGGGTACAGGCCCGCTCCGACCTGGAGCCGCACGAGATCCTGGCGGCGGTGGACCGCACCAGCACCAAGGCGGGCATCGAACGCGTGGCCAGCTGCCTGCTGGTCCTGGTCGACCCGGCGACGGACACGGTCACCTTCGCCAGCGCCGGCCATCTGCCGCCGCTGCTGGTCGGCCCGGGCGACGCGGCCGAACTGGTCGACGTGCCGGTCGGACCGCCGCTGGGCACCGGCTTCGGCGGCTACGGCTCGGTGCGCCGGCGCAGCGATCCGGACCGGGTCCTGGTGATGTACACCGACGGTCTGGTCGAGCGCAGGGGCGAGGACATCGGCGAATCGTTGCAGCGGCTGACCCGGGTGGGGCTGACCGCTGAGACCCCGCTGGTGCGCCTGGTGGACACGGTGATCGCCCGGATGATCACCGACAAGCCGGAGGACGACATCGCGGTCCTGGCCGCCCGCAGACGCCCGTCGGCCCCGGACAGGACCTAG
- a CDS encoding pyridoxal phosphate-dependent decarboxylase family protein yields MSMSMHRYDPALADLVFDYMRERLALDPVPLDHPGRKDKLDRALDGLIGARGNDPGEVLAIYADQLAPAVISCDSPRFLSFIPAAPTKAALLFDMVVSCASLQGISWLEAAGAVAAENQVLRLIADLAGLPASAGGCFVSGGSAGNLSALVVARDMGRRRTGTGARDRLRIAVSDQAHSSIGNTLRIIGMDALVVKTTDHRLTGEALRAALAADPEAHDVVGVVATAGTTNAGIIDDLAGIGAVARERDLWFHVDGAYGGAGLLAPSVRARYDGIELADSFVVDPHKWLFAPFDCAALIYRNPGPARGVHTQDASYLDVLHTDAPEEWNPTDYAYHLTRRARGLPLWFSLAVHGTDAYTEAIETALTLARDTAELIRATPDLELIRDPELSAVLFRRTGWGPDDYLDWSRRLLAGQVGFVTPTGWEGETVARFAFLHPGTSMAMVEEILATMR; encoded by the coding sequence ATGTCCATGTCCATGCACCGGTACGACCCGGCGCTCGCCGACCTGGTCTTCGACTACATGCGCGAACGGCTCGCCCTGGACCCGGTCCCGCTCGACCACCCCGGCCGCAAGGACAAGCTCGACCGCGCGCTCGACGGCCTGATCGGCGCGCGGGGCAACGACCCGGGCGAGGTGCTGGCGATCTACGCCGACCAACTCGCCCCGGCGGTCATCTCCTGCGACAGCCCGCGCTTCCTCTCCTTCATCCCGGCCGCGCCGACCAAGGCCGCGCTGCTGTTCGACATGGTCGTCTCGTGCGCGTCGCTCCAGGGCATCTCGTGGCTGGAGGCGGCCGGCGCGGTGGCCGCGGAGAACCAGGTGTTGCGGCTGATCGCCGACCTGGCCGGGCTGCCCGCGAGCGCCGGCGGCTGCTTCGTCAGCGGCGGCTCGGCGGGCAACCTGTCCGCGCTCGTGGTGGCCCGGGACATGGGCCGGCGGCGCACCGGCACCGGCGCGCGGGACCGGCTGCGGATCGCGGTCAGCGACCAGGCGCACTCCTCGATCGGCAACACGCTGCGGATCATCGGCATGGACGCACTCGTGGTGAAGACCACCGACCACCGCCTGACCGGCGAGGCGTTGCGCGCCGCGCTGGCCGCCGACCCCGAGGCGCACGACGTGGTCGGCGTGGTGGCCACCGCCGGTACCACCAACGCGGGCATCATCGACGACCTGGCCGGGATCGGCGCGGTGGCCCGCGAGCGCGACCTGTGGTTCCACGTGGACGGCGCGTACGGCGGCGCCGGGCTGCTCGCGCCGAGCGTGCGCGCCCGCTACGACGGGATCGAACTCGCCGACTCGTTCGTCGTCGACCCGCACAAGTGGCTGTTCGCGCCGTTCGACTGCGCGGCGCTGATCTACCGCAACCCGGGCCCGGCCCGCGGCGTGCACACCCAGGACGCGTCCTACCTCGACGTCCTGCACACCGACGCGCCCGAGGAGTGGAACCCGACCGACTACGCGTACCACCTCACCCGGCGCGCCCGCGGCCTGCCGCTGTGGTTCTCGCTCGCGGTGCACGGCACCGACGCGTACACCGAGGCCATCGAGACCGCGCTGACCCTGGCCCGGGACACCGCCGAGCTGATCCGGGCCACCCCCGACCTGGAGTTGATCCGCGACCCGGAGCTGTCCGCGGTGCTGTTCCGGCGCACCGGTTGGGGTCCGGACGACTACCTCGACTGGTCCCGGCGGCTGTTGGCCGGCCAGGTCGGTTTCGTCACCCCGACCGGTTGGGAGGGGGAGACCGTGGCCCGCTTCGCGTTCCTGCACCCGGGTACCTCGATGGCGATGGTCGAGGAGATCCTGGCCACGATGAGGTAA
- a CDS encoding Lrp/AsnC family transcriptional regulator encodes MALDPLDSRIITALIEDARSTYAEIGTRVGLSASAVKRRVDRLLAAGVITGFSASVEPAALGWTTEAFVELYCVGRTSPSEIGRALAKFPEVVSASTVTGDADAVIHLLAADVQHFERVLERIAAEPFVVRSKSCVVLSRLVRRNGTTWQGVETQ; translated from the coding sequence ATGGCGTTGGACCCGCTGGACAGCCGGATCATCACCGCGCTCATCGAGGACGCCCGTTCGACCTACGCCGAGATCGGCACCCGGGTCGGCCTGTCCGCGTCCGCGGTCAAGCGCCGGGTGGACCGCCTCCTCGCCGCCGGCGTGATCACCGGCTTCTCCGCGTCGGTCGAACCCGCCGCACTCGGGTGGACCACCGAGGCGTTCGTCGAGCTGTACTGCGTCGGGCGCACCTCGCCCAGCGAGATCGGGCGCGCGCTGGCCAAGTTCCCCGAGGTGGTCTCGGCCAGCACCGTCACCGGCGACGCCGACGCGGTGATCCACCTGCTCGCGGCCGATGTCCAACACTTCGAACGGGTCCTGGAGCGGATCGCGGCGGAGCCCTTCGTGGTGCGCTCCAAGAGCTGTGTCGTGCTTTCCCGGCTGGTCAGGCGCAATGGAACGACGTGGCAGGGAGTGGAGACGCAATAG
- a CDS encoding terpene synthase family protein produces the protein MHGPTNPRRSTALSTPPPAPRPHPPTATDPAHPAARLTVPHLWCPVEPARHPDAREVTERTVAWMRRFGYITTRTEEAAARAAQFGELGALTYPHGDAEGAVLAAQLMVWLFLQDDRFSELAPAQGRLEDLAEHILWSQRVLHGRIEAVPEPYLEALIDLRARLVRMAANAEQVERFADGFNRYLGAVAAEAIYRARGITPSLGQYVRLRESTILMRGMCFVVIELADDCYLPGPIWAGREVRRCEQAAARAIAYTHDILSGMRELYWPGHTNLITVLADHYYCPLDEALRRAVSMYEDQMRRFDRLARPLLESGDARLARYVRGMGAWIRGNLDWSMNCGRYHVTSPQPPDNLPSLFGA, from the coding sequence ATGCACGGACCGACGAATCCGCGACGCTCCACTGCCCTGTCCACCCCGCCGCCCGCGCCGAGGCCCCATCCCCCGACGGCGACTGACCCGGCGCACCCGGCGGCCCGGCTCACCGTGCCGCACCTGTGGTGCCCGGTCGAGCCGGCCCGCCACCCCGACGCGCGCGAGGTGACCGAGCGTACGGTCGCGTGGATGCGGCGGTTCGGCTACATCACCACGCGCACCGAGGAAGCCGCCGCGCGCGCCGCGCAGTTCGGCGAACTGGGTGCGCTGACCTATCCGCACGGCGACGCGGAAGGAGCGGTGTTGGCCGCGCAGTTGATGGTGTGGCTGTTCCTCCAGGACGACCGCTTCTCCGAACTGGCGCCCGCACAGGGCCGGTTGGAGGACCTGGCCGAACACATCCTGTGGTCGCAGCGCGTCCTGCACGGTCGGATCGAGGCGGTGCCCGAACCGTATCTGGAAGCCCTGATCGACCTGCGTGCCAGGCTCGTCCGGATGGCCGCGAACGCGGAACAGGTGGAGCGCTTCGCCGACGGCTTCAACCGCTACCTGGGCGCGGTGGCGGCGGAGGCGATCTATCGGGCCCGCGGCATCACCCCGAGCCTGGGGCAGTACGTGCGGCTGCGCGAGTCCACGATCCTGATGCGCGGCATGTGCTTCGTCGTCATCGAACTGGCCGACGACTGCTACCTGCCGGGCCCGATCTGGGCCGGCCGCGAGGTTCGTCGCTGCGAACAGGCCGCCGCCCGGGCCATCGCGTACACCCACGACATCCTCTCCGGGATGCGCGAGTTGTACTGGCCCGGCCACACCAACCTGATCACCGTGCTCGCCGACCACTACTACTGCCCCCTCGACGAGGCGCTGCGCAGGGCGGTGTCCATGTACGAGGACCAGATGCGCCGCTTCGACCGACTGGCCCGCCCGCTCCTGGAATCGGGCGACGCCCGCCTGGCCCGCTATGTGCGCGGGATGGGCGCCTGGATCCGCGGCAACCTCGACTGGTCCATGAACTGCGGCCGCTATCACGTCACTTCCCCACAACCACCCGACAACCTGCCTTCGCTCTTCGGCGCCTGA
- a CDS encoding cytochrome P450 translates to MTTLTPPGVPPVAGRGLPILGHTLPMWRDPMAFLLEQHALAPVVRLRLGPKVAYLITRPDLVRKALVTEQHRFDKGGPFVDTARTLIGDGLGTCSAADHRYQRPLMNQAFRQPSIVSYTSAMTACAQDVVDAWQPGQVVDVCREMRLLAGRALTRTLFSDPAQAQLTARIEEAYTVLMPGMWWQMVIPVALVHRAPTPANRRFETARVQARSLIKRMVEAYRVRGADPADGLSTIMAAEDEHGRAFTDDEVCDQIATLMIGGIPATADLLAWTFGVLAHNGPLERRLHDEVDTALAGRVPGYDDISRLPLLSRVLTETLRLYPSVSVLSRRVTDYITLDGIHLSPGDEVMFSPYCLHRDASVFPDPERFDPDRWLPGAVTQAQREAFIPFGSGTRKCIGDAYGITEATLAAAGIMSRVSLARIPGAPTPRPLLRMTLSPVPLELTVEPRGTRTQAPEEAADARTDESATLHCPVHPAARAEAPSPDGD, encoded by the coding sequence ATGACCACCCTCACCCCACCCGGCGTCCCACCCGTGGCCGGCAGAGGGCTCCCGATCCTCGGACACACCCTGCCCATGTGGCGCGACCCGATGGCGTTCCTGCTGGAGCAGCACGCGCTCGCCCCGGTCGTACGGTTGCGGCTCGGCCCGAAGGTCGCCTACCTCATCACCCGGCCCGACCTGGTCCGCAAGGCGCTGGTCACCGAGCAGCACCGGTTCGACAAGGGCGGCCCCTTCGTCGACACCGCCCGCACCCTGATCGGCGACGGCCTCGGCACCTGCTCCGCGGCCGACCACCGCTACCAGCGGCCCCTGATGAACCAGGCGTTCCGGCAGCCGAGCATCGTCTCCTACACCTCCGCCATGACCGCATGTGCGCAGGACGTGGTCGACGCGTGGCAACCGGGCCAAGTCGTCGACGTATGCCGGGAGATGCGTTTGCTCGCCGGCCGGGCGCTGACCCGCACGCTGTTCTCCGATCCGGCCCAGGCGCAGCTGACCGCCCGGATCGAAGAGGCGTACACCGTGCTGATGCCCGGCATGTGGTGGCAGATGGTGATCCCCGTCGCCCTCGTGCACAGGGCGCCCACCCCGGCCAACCGCCGCTTCGAAACGGCCCGCGTCCAGGCCCGTTCGCTGATCAAGCGCATGGTCGAGGCCTACCGCGTGCGCGGCGCCGACCCGGCCGACGGCCTGTCCACGATCATGGCCGCCGAGGACGAGCACGGTCGCGCGTTCACCGACGACGAGGTGTGCGACCAGATCGCCACCTTGATGATCGGCGGAATCCCGGCCACCGCCGACCTGTTGGCCTGGACCTTCGGCGTCCTGGCGCACAACGGCCCACTGGAGCGGCGCCTGCACGACGAGGTGGACACCGCACTGGCCGGCCGGGTGCCCGGCTACGACGACATCTCGCGCCTGCCGCTGCTGAGCCGCGTCCTGACCGAGACGCTGCGCCTGTACCCGTCGGTGTCGGTGCTCAGCCGCCGGGTCACCGACTACATCACCCTCGACGGTATCCACCTGTCTCCGGGCGACGAGGTGATGTTCAGTCCCTACTGCCTGCACCGGGACGCGAGCGTGTTCCCCGACCCCGAACGCTTCGACCCGGACCGCTGGTTGCCGGGCGCGGTGACCCAGGCGCAGCGCGAGGCGTTCATCCCGTTCGGATCCGGCACCCGCAAGTGCATCGGCGACGCCTACGGAATCACCGAGGCGACGCTGGCCGCCGCGGGCATCATGTCCAGGGTCTCGCTGGCCCGGATACCCGGCGCCCCCACGCCGAGGCCCCTGCTGCGCATGACGCTCTCCCCGGTCCCCCTGGAGTTGACGGTAGAGCCGCGCGGTACGCGGACCCAGGCACCCGAGGAGGCGGCCGATGCACGGACCGACGAATCCGCGACGCTCCACTGCCCTGTCCACCCCGCCGCCCGCGCCGAGGCCCCATCCCCCGACGGCGACTGA
- a CDS encoding cytochrome P450 — MRTIEDVPTAPGALPGVGHLHRLAGQRLRFLESLPGVGPLVRIRLGTAPVYVVTDPVLVHQVQSSKGRSFGRGKQFERMIPLLGHGVITSDGELYHRQRRVIQQAFTPAHIERHAASIRRRTRELCADWTPGRPVDVLEVMKALSVAVTAETLFSNRMPDGVLAQLHRVLPVIERAAVERPMLPKVVDRLPLPFVRRGDEAVARMRALVGEAVAACRERSPEGDGDVVACLLAAHDPDTGRPLADELICDEVIAMLIGGVANVPTTLSWAWYHLALRPGAERRMLAEIAESAEPGDAVPTSTDPQALPYTRAVMYETMRLHSVQLVTQRTTAAVELGDVMLPSGTDTAYSQHSLHTDPHFCHRPEAFSPERWLPDSGWKPPRHAFVPFGGGRFKCVGDNFALAEMLATLVAVGSSWRLTLQPDARVRTSVREPIPGPRGLMLIPKPI, encoded by the coding sequence GTGCGCACCATCGAGGACGTACCCACCGCACCGGGCGCTCTGCCCGGCGTAGGACACCTCCACCGTCTGGCCGGTCAGCGGCTGCGCTTTCTCGAATCACTGCCCGGGGTGGGGCCGTTGGTCCGGATCAGACTGGGCACCGCGCCGGTGTACGTGGTGACGGACCCCGTTCTGGTCCATCAGGTGCAGTCGTCCAAGGGCCGCAGCTTCGGCCGGGGCAAACAGTTCGAACGCATGATCCCGCTCCTTGGACACGGCGTGATCACCTCCGACGGCGAGCTGTACCACCGCCAACGGCGGGTCATCCAGCAGGCGTTCACCCCGGCGCACATCGAGCGGCACGCTGCCTCGATCCGGCGGCGCACGCGGGAATTGTGCGCCGACTGGACGCCGGGTCGGCCGGTGGACGTCCTGGAGGTGATGAAGGCGCTCTCGGTGGCCGTGACGGCGGAGACCCTGTTCTCCAACCGTATGCCCGACGGCGTCCTGGCCCAGTTGCACCGGGTGTTGCCGGTGATCGAGCGGGCGGCGGTGGAGCGGCCGATGTTGCCGAAGGTGGTGGATCGGCTGCCGCTGCCGTTTGTCCGGCGCGGCGACGAGGCCGTGGCCCGGATGCGTGCGTTGGTGGGCGAGGCCGTCGCCGCGTGCCGCGAGCGGTCCCCGGAGGGCGACGGCGACGTGGTGGCGTGCCTGCTCGCCGCCCACGACCCGGACACGGGGCGGCCGTTGGCCGACGAGCTGATCTGCGACGAGGTCATCGCCATGCTGATCGGCGGGGTGGCGAACGTCCCGACCACGCTGTCCTGGGCGTGGTACCACCTGGCCCTGCGCCCGGGAGCGGAACGCCGGATGCTCGCCGAGATCGCCGAGTCCGCCGAACCGGGCGACGCCGTACCGACATCGACCGATCCGCAGGCGCTGCCGTACACGCGGGCGGTGATGTACGAGACGATGCGCCTGCACTCGGTACAGCTGGTGACCCAACGCACCACGGCCGCGGTGGAGTTGGGCGATGTCATGCTGCCGAGTGGCACCGATACCGCGTACAGCCAGCACTCCCTGCACACCGACCCGCACTTCTGCCACCGGCCCGAGGCCTTCTCCCCCGAACGCTGGCTCCCGGACAGCGGCTGGAAACCGCCGCGGCACGCCTTCGTGCCCTTCGGCGGCGGCCGGTTCAAGTGCGTCGGCGACAACTTCGCCCTCGCCGAGATGCTGGCCACGCTGGTGGCGGTGGGCAGTTCGTGGCGCCTGACCCTGCAACCCGACGCACGAGTGCGGACATCCGTACGAGAGCCCATCCCCGGCCCGAGGGGACTGATGCTGATCCCGAAGCCGATCTGA
- a CDS encoding NAD(P)-dependent oxidoreductase — translation MGTEGMRKVCVVGASGKLGQYMVRQCLERGYEVVGVCREQSVPKLAAFEGRMTVVPGPTNDPDVIGRAVDGCDGVLTVLVPWGVRQYASGTAQAVLDHARPGARLIFSCGWHITRDGKDRYSRLFTLGVRVAAVLGRLVRAVEIDDQIEACRRVFDSNTRWTVVRGSTLREGDGEGLPVWSRHVGDPVLASDRTRRVDFALFMVTALTDDELVREAPAIVGCRTPSALAHAGGGASGR, via the coding sequence ATGGGTACGGAAGGCATGAGGAAGGTCTGCGTCGTCGGGGCCTCGGGCAAGCTCGGGCAGTACATGGTCCGGCAGTGCCTGGAGCGCGGCTACGAGGTGGTCGGCGTGTGCCGGGAGCAGAGTGTGCCGAAGCTGGCCGCGTTCGAGGGCAGGATGACCGTCGTCCCCGGGCCCACGAACGATCCGGACGTGATTGGGCGGGCGGTCGACGGGTGCGACGGGGTGTTGACGGTGCTGGTGCCGTGGGGCGTGCGGCAGTACGCGTCCGGCACGGCGCAGGCGGTGCTCGACCACGCCCGACCGGGCGCGCGGCTGATCTTCTCCTGCGGTTGGCACATCACACGCGACGGCAAGGACCGCTACTCGCGGCTGTTCACCCTGGGTGTGCGGGTCGCCGCCGTGCTGGGCAGGCTCGTCCGGGCCGTGGAGATCGACGACCAGATCGAGGCGTGCCGACGGGTGTTCGACAGCAACACCCGATGGACGGTGGTGCGCGGCAGCACGCTGAGGGAGGGGGACGGCGAGGGCCTGCCCGTATGGAGCCGGCACGTGGGCGATCCGGTGCTGGCCAGCGACCGCACCCGCCGGGTGGACTTCGCCCTGTTCATGGTGACGGCGCTCACCGACGACGAACTCGTCCGGGAAGCCCCGGCGATCGTCGGCTGCCGCACCCCCAGCGCCCTCGCCCACGCGGGCGGCGGGGCGTCGGGCCGGTAA